Sequence from the Rutidosis leptorrhynchoides isolate AG116_Rl617_1_P2 chromosome 3, CSIRO_AGI_Rlap_v1, whole genome shotgun sequence genome:
TAGTGTAATTTTTGACCCAAAACCCTATATTTTCAGTGTTATTTTTGCCAAAACACAATAACACTAAATAATTGGTTATTTTGACCCAAAAGTCAACTTTAGTTAAAATATAGTGTAATTTTTGACCCAAAACCCTAGAACCCTATATTTTCACTTATTTTTTCCAAAACgcagtatttttttattttatttttaaacttttatAACCTAATTACTAAACATGACTCAACTGATGTGGACTGAAAATAATCACAGTTTCATAAGTAAGCATGACTAAATAACTTTTAACTTTAAAATAAAAGCTTAAAAAACCATAAGTGCATAAAAATTAAAGGGTTCAAAAACATCCATAACATTCATAACATTCAAAGGAATAGAAATTCAAGGTTCAAAAACAATCATAACATTCAAAAGACTAGAAATTCAAGGTTCAAAAACAATCTTAAAATTCAAAATACTAGAAAATCAAGGTTCAAAAACAATCATAACATTCAAAGGACTAAAATCCACTGCTTTCCCCAACACCTCCACTttgtttcttttttctttttgttcCACTGTTTTTCCCACCACCACTATTTGTGCAACCTCTTTGATTATGACCTAACTTACCACATTTTCCACAACGAGTTGTTTTACCTTGTCTAGACAACTTACCACTTGAATTCATGCTTGCCTTTTCGTCCAAACCCTTCCTCCTGTTCTTTTTTGGTCTTCTGGCAGTAGCCACAATTAAAGGTGGAAGAAGTTTACTTGTCCCCAAGCTTTTTCCCCACAACTGCATACTATTCAGAGGACAAATCTTGAAATTGTATGTGTTCTTCCATGTTTCTAATCAATGTACACGATGAACCCAACTCTCTAGGTGACCAATACGTGCACCAAATGCACCCATGTGGTACAAGGCAGCTACTGCATGTTTACATGGCATTGCAGTGAGTTCCCACTTTCTACAAGCACAAACCCTAGCATTCATATCAACAACACATTGATCATTGTGTGGCCCACTAACTTGGTATAACTGATCACCATTCCACATCACAGTGTATTTTCGAGCTTCTTTCTTTATACCATCAAACACTTTTGTTGCTCCAGGGGTTAGTGGACCATCAGACTTGGATATCATATTATTGACTGTCACAATCCTTTTCATCAAGTACTCCCTAATATACTCTAAAGCAGTGATGATAGGCTTATCTCTTGCATCAATTAGCCACCTGTTTAGAATCTCACACATGTTGCTCAACAGTACATCTGACATTGCCCTACCTGTTATAAAATTAGTAAAACATGTAAATATAAGAATGTATTTACATAATGGTTTTTTTCAGTAATAAACATACCTGAAAAGTGGCTTCTTGCCCAATGATGAGGTTGGATTTTAGCTAAATATTTGTAACATCCTTCATTAAAGTCCTTCAATTTCTGCATTTCATGTTCAAATTGTGGCACTGTTGTTGATGTTGCACATTTCCATAGCATTTGTTTATAGGCAACACCACTCCATGTTTTCTTCATGTTCTCATGTATGTGCCTCAAACAGTATCTATGTTCAGCACATGGATACAACCATTCAATGGCAGGTAGCAGACCCTATATTTTATATTCAAGTTACTTAAAAgtaaaagatataaaataaagagatataataaattttaaaataataaagTGTTTAATACCTTTTGTCTATCACTTATGAATGTAAAGTTTGATCTTTCATTTAGACCCAAATCTTCACCCACATTATTTAAGAaccataatgtaacatcccgttttttcccgtacatatttaaaggtacaaactaaattattagcacgattatacatgttcgtttatgtgattaaatgagccaaagtgttagtctatgagtaaatgtataattatatatatacatacgtgaaTCCGTGCGTATGAGTATATATATAATGCGTCgcgatggagttgagtcgtgcgagacttaaggttgaagcttaggcgtgcgtaggaagtgtgaatgaggtgtgctagttgtttgaaccatcgttttgtgttaaatggccgaagtgaccaggctcaggcaaacgccgcgccgcgacgggcgggaccgcgccgcgacaaacaaagcaaacctggatcagagattgggttaagaagggcctattttccctttatgtgtcgcgccgagacgactaaggccgcgccgcgacagttctgctgaactggtgtcggacttagctcaatttaagggattttaaggggcaaaatggtaaattgacatgtggatctgatgggagcattaactctccaccacatatccatttaattcatttctttttctcttttctctccattttctctcccaaaacttaaaacccatttggattaaaagtgagatttgagagtgaaggattgagggttgatctttggagcaagaattaaagttgttccttgtgtctctagctacgcgttgatagtctcggtaagttctaactctaagttttgagttttaattggttaatggccagggttttggttactagagatttgtaagacccatttggtggtaaaatgggtgagtttgggttatgttgttgtaatgaaaccctaaaagccacaatctagggttttggtcttgtgatttgaggttataagtgtcaattggtgttgttagttactaatgcactttaagatttatgaaagaagtgttaatgggtaggtttgacttgattgtgagtttaagtaaaataaaatgggtcaaaatgtactagttggcctaattagatgaaatgggtatggattaccctaagttttgtgttaattgaagttaatagactttaattcactagtcttaatgattaaagtcgagtcttggccatttatgggcggttgtgagtagttgagtcatttaatgcaaattgggtcattaaatgctcaagtgggagtattgtggttaatcccactagttgtgaaattgaatgtgcacttaatgatttaggtacattgcgttgaagctcggaagtgctaaatcatcatccttgtggcaaggtgagtggaataattatgcgttcatgtatatggcgtgtttatttgtgaatgttatggtatgaaccacgtgccggtagtgccataacatgtgtgggatggagtgtgaaccacgagccggtagcactataaactaagatgtgaaccacgagccggtagcatcgagtgtgaaccactagcctgtagcactataaactaagatgtgaaccacgagccggtagcatcgagtgtgaaccacgagccggtagcactatacacgagtatgactcaaaagcgtatggtgtgaaccacgagccggtagcaccatagcgttattggttaaccatattgagattgttatttttgtttagcatattatacatatactgagttgagtatatgctaatgaagtggtgtgaaaatgtacgacttgttagtgttacgggtatgttgacatgctatttgagttacaagttcatatgaggtatttggtattgtgattgcaaatggacaggttatatatatgtatgtataattattgcactcactaagcattgcttaccctctcgttgtttatcattttataggttccggcttggacaagggtaagggaatacggttggattagttgtctcccgtttatgttgacagggggtgcttttggcatagcttttgaagtttggcctaacgttttgggtagtttagccccaaaccgtgctcgagtgtcgtttggattataaactatcattgtagtgggtcaaacttgtataaaacttaattaatggacttcgtgccttttgtaaacatttaaattgatgtacgtttaaatggtacttgtggaatggtttacatatttaattggcgcgtaaatgtgtattataaaaaaaaattattgtatggaatacgggttgggttgtttcacataaCCAAGAATTGTATGTTTCCTTCTCAACAATAGCATAAGCCAAAGGATATATCCCATTGTTTGAGTCAACACCAACTGCAGTGAGTAGTTGACCTGTAGCTGGCTCT
This genomic interval carries:
- the LOC139900293 gene encoding uncharacterized protein produces the protein MCQREVVQKVTFKDKHICAWSRDVKHFTYEFLATKLVAQLPSNPRLPAKAVKLQAETQYGMKVLKMKVYRALQKARSIVEGDYGKQYAHLRDYLVELKRANPGTTVKVGTEPCDGDATSMIFKRVYICLGPLKSGFQALGRDLLGLDGAFMKEPATGQLLTAVGVDSNNGIYPLAYAIVEKETYNSWLCETTQPGLLPAIEWLYPCAEHRYCLRHIHENMKKTWSGVAYKQMLWKCATSTTVPQFEHEMQKLKDFNEGCYKYLAKIQPHHWARSHFSGRAMSDVLLSNMCEILNRWLIDARDKPIITALEYIREYLMKRIVTVNNMISKSDGPLTPGATKVFDGIKKEARKYTVMWNGDQLYQVSGPHNDQCVVDMNARVCACRKWELTAMPCKHAVAALYHMGAFGARIGHLESWVHRVH